The genomic segment ACAGAAAGCTTATGACGAACAGGATCCGAAGATCGTATACTATATGTCCATGGAATTCCTGATGGGACGTGCTCTCGGAAACAACCTGATCAACCTTTGCGCTTACGGTGAAGTAAAAGAAGCTCTCGAAGAGCTGGGATTTGACCTTAACTGTATCGAAGATCAGGAACCGGATCCGGCACTTGGAAACGGTGGTCTGGGAAGACTGGCTGCATGCTTCCTTGATTCTCTCGCAACTTTAAATTACGCAGCATATGGCTGCGGAATCCGTTACCACTACGGAATGTTCAAACAGAAAATCCAGAACGGTTATCAGATCGAGGTACCGGATAACTGGTTAAAGAACGGCTACCCATTTGAACTGCGTCGTCCGGAATATGCCAAAGAAGTACACTTCGGTGGATATGTAAGAGTAGAGTACGATCCTGAAAAGGGCGGAAACAAATTTATCCATGAAGGATATCAGGCAGTAAAAGCCATTCCTTATGATATGCCGATTACAGGATATGACAATGATGTAGTAAACACACTTCGTATCTGGGATGCAGAGCCGATCGTAGACTTCGAGCTTGATTCCTTTGACAAGGGTGATTACAAGAAAGCAGTAGAGCAGGAGAACCTTGCCCGCAATATCGTAGAAGTTCTTTACCCGAATGACAATCATTATGCAGGTAAAGAGCTGAGACTGAAACAGCAGTACTTCTTTGTATCTGCAAGCCTCCAGGCAGCAATTGCCAAATACAAAAAGAAACATGACGATATCCATAAATTATATGAAAAAGTAACATTCCAGATGAACGATACACATCCGACTGTAGCAGTAGCAGAGTTAATGCGTATCCTCATGGATGAAGAAGGGCTTGGATGGGATGAAGCATGGGAAGTAACAAGAAAATCTGTTGCTTACACAAACCATACAATCATGTCCGAGGCACTTGAGAAATGGCCGATCGAGCTCTTCTCCAGACTGCTTCCGCGTGTATACCAGATTATCGAAGAGATCAACCGTCGTTTCATCCTTGAGATCCAGGCAAAATATCCGGGAAATTATGAGAAGATCAAAAAGATGGCAATCATCTATGACGGACAGGTTAAGATGGCTCACCTTGCAATCGCAGCAGGCTACTCTGTAAACGGTGTTGCACGCCTTCATACAGAGATCCTGAAGAATCAGGAATTAAAAGACTTCTATGAAATGATGCCTGAGAAATTCAACAACAAGACAAACGGTATCACTCAGAGACGTTTCCTGCTCCACGCAAATCCACTCCTTGCAGACTGGATCACAGAGCATATCGGACCGGACTGGGTTACAGACCTTCCACAGTTAAAGAAACTGGCAGTTTATGCTGATGATGAGAAAGCACTCCAGGAATTCATGAACATTAAGTTCAAGAACAAAGAGCGTCTGGCTAAATACATCCTTGAGCACAATGGCGTAGAAGTAGACCCGCACTCCATCTTCGATGTACAGGTTAAGAGACTTCACGAGTACAAACGTCAGCTCCTGAACATCCTGCATGTTATCTATCTGTACAACCAGATCAAGATGCATCCGGAAATGGAATTCTATCCAAGAACATTCATCTTCGGTGCAAAAGCATCCGCAGGTTACGCAACAGCCAAGAAGATTATCAAACTCATCAACTCAGTAGCAGATGTAGTAAACAACGACACTTCCATCAACGGCAAGATCAAAGTTGTATTCATCGAAAACTACAGAGTATCCAACGCTGAGTGGATCTTCGCAGCAGCAGACGTTTCCGAGCAGATTTCCACAGCAAGTAAAGAAGCATCCGGTACAGGTAACATGAAGTTCATGCTCAACGGTGCTCCTACACTTGGAACAATGGACGGTGCTAACGTAGAGATCGTAGAAGAAGTTGGCGCAGAAAACGCATTCATCTTCGGTTTAAGCTCCGACGAAGTAATCAACTACGAAAACAACGGCGGATACGATCCAAACGTGATCTACAACACAGACGAAGAAATCCGTCAGGTACTGATGCAGCTCATCAACGGAACCTTCTCCAATGATACAGAACTCTTCCGTGACCTGTACGATTCACTTCTCAACACAAAGAACACAGACAGAGCAGACCGCTACTTCATCCTCGCAGACTTCCGTTCCTATGCAGACGCACAGAAACGCGTAGAAGCAGCATACAGAGACGAAAAAGGCTGGGCTAAGAAAGCGCTCCTCAACACAGCATGCAGCGGTAAATTCACATCCGACAGAACCATCCAGGAATATGTAGATGATATCTGGCATCTGGATAAGGTTATTGTCAGAAAGAAATAATATGTTTGCTTTAACACCTTAAAGCAAATGGTAGAGAAACAGCAGAGAATGATAAAAAAGTTCTCTGCTGTTTTTGTGATGCTGGAAACAGGAAGATATTTTTGATAAAATAAGAAAAGATAATCAGTTTTGACAGAATGGAGGAATACAAGATGCTGAAAATATTTTTTGGGGACAATCCGGGAGACAATTATATTTTTAATCCTGATGTGTTTTTCAATAACACATATGAAGATGAGTGGATCACATCAGAAACTTCCAGAAAAATGATCAAAGATATAGATGGATCAGAGGTAAAAGGTCCATGTATGATTGACAGCCCATTTCTCGGCCCGATTCCACCGGAACGCCTCTCAGGAGGAGTAAAAACTCTGATATTGATGCAAAATGATCCAGATCATATATTTAACGCATCTGCCTGCGGAAACAACTGTGCACAATGGATTTTAAAACTGGCAGAACAAAAAGACATCACAATTCGCCTGGGCTATATCATGGACTTTGGAAAACAGTCATTTGATATCTATATTGTAAACACAGGAAAAACGGTTCATTCCATGCTGGAACTGGATGACGAAATCATTGTAAACCGATTATTGAGGGGATAATAAAACATGACAGGAAAGTATGATATTGAAATATACAACAAACGAGTTCATTATCATCTTACAGTAAAGAGAAATATCACAGTCATTCAGGGAGATTCTGCAACAGGAAAAACAGAACTTCTTAGAATGATTTCTGATTATGAGAACAATGGCATATCATCAGGAATTACCCAAATATGTGAAAAACGATGTGTAGTAATGGAAAACGCTTCATGGAAAGAAAGGCTTGCCACCCTGCAGCAATGCATTATATTTATTGATGAAGGAGCACCATTTTTGCGCAGTAAAGAATTTACCAGAATGGTAAAAGGCAGTGACAATTATTTCGTTTTGGTCACAAGGGATAGTCTGGAACATTTACCATATAGTATCGAAGAAATTTACGGCATGAGACAAGAGCGAGACAGTCAGAAATATCAAAACGCCAAAAGAATATATAATGAAACTTATCAGTTATATAATTTGCAGGCAAAAGAGGATATCCAACCAGATCTGGTAATAACAGAAGACTCTAATTCAGGATATGAATTCTATCATAAATTATTCGGAGAAAGAAAGATTGTAAGCCAGCTTCCAGAACAGATCAGGATTAACTGTTAGAATCGGTAAAAAAGAGAATACTACATCATCTTGTGATAAACAAGAAAAACTCACCACATTTGTAACAAGTTATAGATTTTAAACCTGAAAAATCAAGGAAAATAAATGCTTTTGAAGTGTATGAAATTTAAAAAAATCGTAAAATTCTTGAGCATTACCCTTGACAAAAAGTGGTGAAAGCACTATTATTAACCATAACAGACAGATTATGTCTAGGAATCTTTACCCAAAAAAGAAATAGTTATATTAAGGAAAGGGGAACTATAATCATGACAAAGATTAAAAACACAAAGAAGGGCATGGCAAAAAAGACATTAAGTATGTCACTTGTTGTTGCAATGCTTGCTACTTCTAATGTGCCGGTATGGGCTGCTGAGTTCAGCGATGGTTCTGACGTTGCTGTAACATCTGACGCAGAAGCTTCAGTTGCTGAAACATTCTCTGATGACGTGACAGAAACTCCGGTTGTAGAAGATACTACGGACAATACTGCTGTAGCTACTGCTGCAGAAGTATCTAGCGATTCATTCAGTGTGACTCCAGAATTTACTGATAACGCAAATAATGCTATTAAAGATAATGCTGTAACATGGGGAACAACTGTTAAAGCTAAATTCAAAGTAACCGCTAAAGATAATAAAGCCATTGATTCAAATATTAAATTTCATTATGCTTGGAAAGTAAATGGAACTGCTGATTCAGCCACTGATATCGAAACACCTACAAATGAGCAGACGGTAACACGCGCTACTGTAGCAGCTGAAGCAGGAAAGACACTTACATTGTTTGTATATGCTACAGATTCTAATGATAATAACAGAACTGTATGGTCTTACACTTCAGAAGGTATTGCTGTAAAAGCAATTGATGTATCTCAGGTATATCTTAGCGCATCTGTTGATGGAACACATACCTATAATGGAAAGCCTCAGGAAATAGCTAGTTCCGATATTACATTAACATTAAACGATGGAAAACAAACACATGAAACAGTAAAAGCAAATGCTGCAACAGTGGGCGCTAACTTTAAAGTAGTTCAGTCTGGTGATCATACAAATGCAACTAAAAAAGCAACTGTTACTTTAGTTCCACAGGCAGATGGATATACAGGACAGATTTCTACAACATATGAAATTGAGCCAAAAACATTAGATGGTACTAACGACAAGCTCATTTCTGAACATATGGAAGCAACTTTATTAACATCTGCTTTCACTTATACCGGAAAAGTTATTCGTGTAAAAAAAGATGATATTAAACTAATTGATAAAGAGACAAAAGAAGATTTATCAAACTATATTTATGCAGATAAAGATGGATATGTATCTATTTCTGCAGGAAGCGCCAATAATTTAGCAACAAATGTTGACGATGTCGCTTATGCACGTATTAATCTGATTATCGGTACTCCGGAAACTGGTAAATTTAAAAATTACAATATTACTGCTGAAGGAGACAACCATAGAACAATCGAAACAACAAATACTTTCAAAGTAACCAGTAGAGATTTATCAGACGTTAATGTTTCTATAAAAGCCAAAACATATAACGATAAGAAGAAAGTAACCATTGACAAAAATGATATTACATTTACTGATAAAAATGGTAATACTTTAGACCTGTACAAGGATGTTGTTATTACTGTACCGGATAATGCAACAGACATTGGTAGTTACAAAGTAACAATCACTCCAAAAGAACTTAATAAAAATGTTACAGGAACAACTACTGCGGACTTCAATATTGTAGGAACTGATATTTCCGGTGGTACATTTGCAAACGAAAAAAATGGTAAACTTGACAATAAAGAATATACGGGAGAACAGATTGTCATTACAAAAGATGACTTAGGTACTCTTACAATTGGCGGAAAGCCAGTTTCCCCGACCTTATATGAATTAGTAAATGGTACTAATACGAACGTAGAAGATGGCGGTTATGTAATCGTTAAAGGTCTTGGCGATTATGCTGGAAGTGAAAAGAAAATCACATTTGCAATTAATCCTGCCGTAATTTCTGAGGTCAAAGTTACAAATGAGAAGGTTGAAAAGCTGGATACTACAGATTTCTCTGATTATAAAGATTCTATGAAACTTGTAGTAAAAGCTAAAAATGGTGCAAAACCAGCTAAAGAATTTACTCTTGTAGAAGGAAAAGATTACAAAGTTAAATACGAATGCACAGAAGGAAATATAATTGGTAAAGCTGTTACTGCGACAGTAACAGAAATTACAAATAAAAACTTCATTAATAAAAACGTAACACTGAGTGATACATCTACATTAACTGCAAAAACAATCAAGTC from the Blautia wexlerae DSM 19850 genome contains:
- a CDS encoding glycogen/starch/alpha-glucan phosphorylase encodes the protein MTNEMFKKEAFKKSVKDNVKFLYRKTIEEATQEQIFQAVSYSVKDVIIDNWLATQKAYDEQDPKIVYYMSMEFLMGRALGNNLINLCAYGEVKEALEELGFDLNCIEDQEPDPALGNGGLGRLAACFLDSLATLNYAAYGCGIRYHYGMFKQKIQNGYQIEVPDNWLKNGYPFELRRPEYAKEVHFGGYVRVEYDPEKGGNKFIHEGYQAVKAIPYDMPITGYDNDVVNTLRIWDAEPIVDFELDSFDKGDYKKAVEQENLARNIVEVLYPNDNHYAGKELRLKQQYFFVSASLQAAIAKYKKKHDDIHKLYEKVTFQMNDTHPTVAVAELMRILMDEEGLGWDEAWEVTRKSVAYTNHTIMSEALEKWPIELFSRLLPRVYQIIEEINRRFILEIQAKYPGNYEKIKKMAIIYDGQVKMAHLAIAAGYSVNGVARLHTEILKNQELKDFYEMMPEKFNNKTNGITQRRFLLHANPLLADWITEHIGPDWVTDLPQLKKLAVYADDEKALQEFMNIKFKNKERLAKYILEHNGVEVDPHSIFDVQVKRLHEYKRQLLNILHVIYLYNQIKMHPEMEFYPRTFIFGAKASAGYATAKKIIKLINSVADVVNNDTSINGKIKVVFIENYRVSNAEWIFAAADVSEQISTASKEASGTGNMKFMLNGAPTLGTMDGANVEIVEEVGAENAFIFGLSSDEVINYENNGGYDPNVIYNTDEEIRQVLMQLINGTFSNDTELFRDLYDSLLNTKNTDRADRYFILADFRSYADAQKRVEAAYRDEKGWAKKALLNTACSGKFTSDRTIQEYVDDIWHLDKVIVRKK
- a CDS encoding DUF4869 domain-containing protein is translated as MLKIFFGDNPGDNYIFNPDVFFNNTYEDEWITSETSRKMIKDIDGSEVKGPCMIDSPFLGPIPPERLSGGVKTLILMQNDPDHIFNASACGNNCAQWILKLAEQKDITIRLGYIMDFGKQSFDIYIVNTGKTVHSMLELDDEIIVNRLLRG